DNA from Roseimicrobium sp. ORNL1:
TTGCCGAGACCAAGGAGGTGCTCGGTGGATTTGCAGTCCTGGAGTGCGTGGACCTGGATGAAGTCCTGGCCATTGCGAAGCGCTTTCCCGGGTTGCGGGTCGGCACGGCACTGGAGTTGCGCCCCTTCATGACTGGTCCTTGTGTGGACTGACCAGCGCATTGGAAGAGGCACGCTCGTCTGCGGAGATGCCGCGAAGGCGAGCGTGCGAAGCTCACTTGGAGGCTGGAGATTCGCCGGTTGTCTTGATTGATCCATGCTGGCGAAGTCATGCTTTGGCATGTCTCATGGATCACCGCTCTGTATAACAAATTTGTTATAGATATAACATGCTATAACGTTGCTGCTCCCCTGGAAGGGATTCGCGGTGTGAAGGAATAATTGGTGGAACTTTGCAACCATTGTCCCGGGGACAGGTTTTAGAACGTATATGAAAACCAATTGCTTCTTCACCATCGCGACAGCGCTGGGACTGTCGCTGGCAGTGCACGCGCAGCAGCCCGGACCCGATCAAGATCGTCCCAAGGATCCGCCTGCTCCGCCAGTGTCCCGGCCGGATGCTCGACCAGATGCACCGCGTCGCGACTCTGACCGCGGCCCGGATCGTGGCCCCGGTCAACAGGCGGGACCTGATATGCAAAGGCACCATCAGCACGCAGCATCCACGCCGGATCGTGATGCGCATATTCGTGAAGCGCTCAAGCACCTGCGTGAAGCAGGGTTGGGTGATGTGGCACAGCGTCTTGAACGTGCCATTGGTGAGCGCCGTCTTGGAAATGACCGCCGCGACGGACAGCGGAGAGACGTTGCTGAAGGCCGCCGCGTGAATCCTCCTGGTCCTGCTGCAGGCAGTGATGCTCGCCGCCCAGACGAATTCCAACAACGCCAGCATCGCCGCCATCATAACTGGGCGGAGCAGGGCAGACGTGAAGGCGGCGATACTTTCGCCTCACCCCAGCGCATTCCGAATCCTCGCCCCGATTCAGCGCGCGGCCCTGAGCGTCGTCCCGACGCCGCACGTGGTCCCGAGCAGCGGCGCGATGGAAATGCCGGCACAGAAGAACTTCGTGGCCAGGTGCAGCGCCTCACCCGCGAAGTGGAAGCGCTCAAGAACGCACTGAAGCAACAACAGCAGCAGCGCACCCATGACGGCCCTCGTGAGCAGTTCAGTCGCCCTGATGAGCCCAAGCGCGAAGATCATCGCTCTGATGGCCCACGTGGGGAAGAACGCCGTCCCGACGCTCCGCGTTCGGATGCGCGCCGTGAGGGACCTCCCGTTCCTCCTCGTGATGGCGCTGCTCCCAACGCGCAGCCCGAAGGTCGTCGCATTGACTGACGTTCCGCACCTTTCCCATCAACACTCCTACAAGCGGCATTGCCTAATCGGGTAATGCCGCTTTTGTCTTTGGTGATGCGCAAGGCTTTCACACCCTCACACCGCACTGTGATTTTCGCCAAAACACATCTCTGAGGCAAACCCATAAGAAATGGCATCGGAGCTCGTTGTAACATCCGATGAAGTTTCTCCTCGCGCTCGCTTCGCTGTTGTTCTTCTCCGTCAAGGCCGCCATAGCCCAATCCCAGCCTCTCCTTGTTGATGGCGGTCAGCCGCGCGCGGAGATCGTCATTGCCGAGAATCCGGCTCGCATGGCGCGGCTGGCGGCGCAGGAATTGCAAACGTACGTGCAAAAGGTCAGTGGCGCCACACTCCCGATTGTGACCACGGAGTCCGGCGGCGGACGCATTCCCATTTATGTTGGAAAAAGCGCCGCGACGGAAAAGCTGAAGGTGGGTGGCGATGAACTGCGGCATGGCGCCTTCCGAATGGTCTCGGGGGAGCGGTGGCTGGCCCTCGTTGGACGTGATCGCGATTACACGCCGCGCGAACCCTGGCCGCACACCGCCAGGGATCTGGAACGCGTGCGCAGTGAGTGGGACACACTCACCGGCGAGAAGTGGGAGATGGACCTCAATCTCCGGCAGACCTTCAAGATGGAGAACAAGGAACTGGGCGTGTGGGAGCAGGATGAGCGCGGCTCACTCAATGCGGTGCACGAGTTTTTGCGCGGACTCGGAGTGCGCTGGTACCTGCCGGGAGACATCGGCGAGATCGTGCCGAAGCAGGCCAGCATCGCGCTGCCAAAGGGTGACCGCACGGTGATACCGGACTTCCCTCTGCGTTATCCGTATCAGTATGGGAAACGCTTCGCTGGAAAGACGGAGGAGACCCTGTGGCAGTTGCGACTTGGGTTGAACCAGGCGCCGGATCTCATTGGCCCGGGTTACGTGGCACACGGGACAAATAATGTGCACGCGCGCGAGGAGGTGAAGAAGGCACACCCGGAATACTACACACTCATCGACGGGAAGCGCGACACGGCGGAGTCAGGCAAGCCCTGCCTCTCCTCGCCCGGGTTGCGCGAGCAGAATGTGAAATACGTGCGTGCCATGTTCGACAAGATGGAGATTCCTGTCGTCTCCGTGATGCCCGCAGACGGCTATGTGGGCATGTGCCAGTGCGACCTTTGCAAGGGCAAGGAGACGCCGGAGCGTGGTTCCTTTGGCCGCTTCTCCGACTACGTGTGGGGCTATGTGGACGCGGTTGGCAGGGAACTGCTGAAGACACATCCTGACCGGAAGATTATCTGTGTCGCTTATGGAGCCTCCGTGCTGCCGCCGACGAAGATCGAGAAGTTGAGCCCGAACATCATTGTGTGCATCGCACAGCAGCGTGCCTCCTTCTACGAAAAGGAGCGGCGCGAATGGATGGACGAACTGCGCCGCAATTGGCTCGTGAAGCTGCCAGCGGGCGGGACTTCGCTCTGCAACTATGAATACTACCTGCATCCGCGGCAGGAGCGCGCGTATGCCTTTCTCCCGGTCTATTTCCCGCATGCCATTGCGGAGGATTTACGCTCGCTGAAGGGCATTTCCATGGGCGACTACATGGAATTCTATCGCGAGGCTGACTTGAAGGCCTTCGGCGTGAATGCGCTCAATCTCTACGTGACCTCACGGTTGTGGTGGGACTCCAGCCTGGATGTGGATGCGATGATCAATGAGTACTGCCGCGACCTCTACGGGCCTGCGAGCGAGGAGATGAAAGCCTTCATTGCCTATGGTGAAGCGCACTGGATGGGCATGAATCAATCGTCCGAGCAGATTGCGGAAGCCTTCACCCTTCTCGCCAAGGCGCAACAGAAAGTCGCCGCGGACTCACTGCCCGGTAAGCGCATCGCGTTGGTGGCAGACTACATCCAGCCACTCGTCGCCCGTCGTGAGCAGTTGCTGCGCACCGCTGGTCGCGAGAATGCACGCGTCCTGCGCATCAATGACAAGGATGGTAAAGAGATCTCGCTCGATGGAAAACTCGATGAACCCCTGTGGAAGAAGATGTCCGCCTATCAAACCGGCGAGCTCGTCGACTGCACCACGGGTAAGGTGACAAGAGCAAAGACACGCTTCCACGTCTTCTTCTCGGATAACGCGCTCTACTTCGGCATGCGCTGCGATGACCTGGACATGGCAAATGTACAGAACACCGGCGATAAGAATGATGACCCACGCATCCTTGAGGGCGACAACCTCCAGTTGCTCTTCGAAACACAAAACCACGCCTTCTACCAGATTGCCGTGAATGCAGCAGGCCGCGTGCTCGACGTGGATCATGATGGGGAGCCGAAGCCTGCGTGGTCATCCGGTGCAAAAGTGGCGACCTTCACAGGCGACAAATTCTGGAGCGTGGAAATCCGGCTGCCCTTGGGCGGCGATCTCCAGGACGCCGTGGACCCGCTCAACGGCATCTCTGGTCGTAAACCGGCCGCCACCTATCCTTGGTATTTCAATGTTTGCCGTCAACGCGTGCGCAACGGCACTGTGGAGCGCTTCGCTCTCTCTCCCACCTCGAAGCCGGACTTCCTCGACCCCATGAAGTTTGCCCGCTTGAATGGCTATGCGCCGCCCGCGAACTGGGAAAAGGAAAAGCAGCGCCGCGCCGATGCCAAGGCTGCACCGGACTCCAACTGAAAATCCTGCGCAAGGCCTTATCGTGCGCTGATCCGCTGGTCACGATGCACAGCACCATTCCGACTCTTTGTGGCATGAAGAGTTGAGGAGGGCTATTGCGTGGGATTGTTCCGTCTGCTTTTCCTTCGGAACCCTGCTCAATCGAAAGGATGATGATGCCTCGCGTGCTGACGAGCGTGATGGTCCTTCCGGACCTTCGCGTGAAGAGAGGTAGTAAAGATGGGCGCCAGTTATTTTCAGCGCATTGTCGATAGCTGCGTGGTATCGCTTGCTGCTGCCGAGAAAGAAACATGTTTGTCTGTAGCTCGGTCCCAAGAATCCATGGGAATCGATCCCGTCAGCCCTTCATTTTATTCAGAAGTAATAGATCGATACCAAATCCACCGGAGGTTGGTGAAAATGGCTTTCTGTCTCGGTGTTGGATTTCCATTCCCGCGGCTCCAATGAGTCCTTGGATGCCTGCGGCAGTGTATTTGCGACTGATATACAGTCGGACTGTGTCACCCGCCGTAAAGTTTACAGAGAGGGAATCTGGAAGTCGAAAACTTCTAATGTCCGGACTCTTATTCTCGTAGAACATGGTTAACCGAATGGCTTTACTCTCCTCCGCATCGGCGTGATATTGGACCCACTCTTCGTTGACCGGTAGATCCGTGTACTGAAGCAATGAGCTAGTAACAAATTTGCAAAATCGCTTGCTGCCCGCATATTCCTGAGCCGCTAGCTTAACTGTCGCATCGTTTATTGTTTCTGTTGAAGCAACTTCAAGCAGCAGTTTATCGCCTCCTCGTAGTAAGCGCGATAACCGCTGCAACAGCTCGCCATCGTCTTCAAAATTAGCCAACGTATTTCCCAGTAGAGAGAACAGGATTGGTTCGTTTCCAACAAATTTGTCCAACATTTCGCGAAGCTCCGCGATGTTTTGTTCGTTTGCGAAATCGATTTGAAGAGGTAGCAATCTGGACAACTTGACCAGATCTAGAGCAGCTATACTTTTCACCCCCAAGCGGAGCATTTCAGGGCTCATGTCTACCGGAAAATAGAACATGCGTTTGTTGGTTTCGGCATGATTGCTGAAGTCTTTACGCAAGTCGCTCAAGATAATCTGATCCTTCTTTCCTGTGCCGACTCCTAAGCTCACGTAGTGATAGTTGTGCGATCGTTCCTTGTGTAACTTTCCCCAGCGTTTCGCAAATTGATCATGGCTTTGCTTCATCATGACATATCTGGGATCACTTGAGGCAGTTGCCCAAGCGAGAGTTGGAACAATTCCCCAATATGAGAATCCTGATGCGAATCTCTTGCCGTCTCCTGTTGTTGAGCGCTCTCGCTTCAGATCACTGCACAATGCTTGTAGCATGTCCGATTGATCCTCCCCAATGAAGCAGAGTGTCCAACCAAAACCCGCTGCGTCTATGCCTAGTGTGATTCGTGTTTCTGATTCAAAAGAACCCTGGTGGGCGCTCTCCCCTAAAGAACTTAGAGCAATTTGCGTGACCTGTGAGACTGGATTCGGCTGTGGATTGGAGTTGGCTCCTCCCGTTGGTGAAAGGGGGGTGCCGATGGTTACTCGCGATTGATGCACTATAAAGAAGATGCTCAACGCACAAAGGACAAGGCTGCCGTACGATATATAAAAGAACTCTGTACGATCCTTGATGGCCCCTGCAGCCAGCATTGCGATACTTAGTAAGAAGAAAATTAATAAAACGCCGAAAAGCAATACGTGCTCCCTGGGTAGCTCTTTTATGATCTGCCATATCAACTGGTTTCCCGGAACTTTAATGTCCTCGGGAGTCGGACGACCGGATGGTGGAGCTAGGTCTCCCGTTCCTTTTGTACTAGCGGGAGTTTTGATTTTATCAGATGAAGAAGGCATGGAGGCAATTTGCGTGAATGCTTGTGCAAGCAAAACTGCGTTCTGCGTTCACTAATGCACCGTTATTTTCTCCAATGAAAGGTTGTATTTCCGTGCAGGCAAAATGTTTTTCGATGTTTTGTAAGACTTTCTGAAGATGAGGTGTTCAAAAGTACGTATCCTCATGCGCATACGGCGGAGCGCAGCAGCAGAGGAAGCGAAGGGTGGATCCCGCATTCGCGGTGATTTGGTGCCACGCGGTGCGGGGAATCAGGATGGCATCGCCGGGGCTGACGTTTTGGGTCTCGCCATTGATTTCCATCAGGCCGTGACCTTCGAGGATGAAATAAAACTCCTCGCTTACCTTGTGATAGTGCCGCTGGGTGGCGGTGCCGGAGGGGACGGTGGCTTCCGCGAGGCTTTGCAGTTCCACAGGTGCATTAGTGCGATCCAGGATGCTGCGAATGGTGGAGCCGTCCTTGGTCGTGAAGGGGGCTTGGGCGGAGAGTTGGTTGATGGTCATGCGTCTGCGGGATCGATTCGCCAGTTTGGGAAAGTCGCAAGGAGAATGGGCGGGCGAGGTGAAGCGGGTTGGGGGAGAACACCGTGGTTCCATGCAGAAAGTGCAATGTTTGGCACACTGATGCGGTATGAATGAGCCTGTTCCACGTCCTTCACCGCATCTGCTCTCGTCGTTCATGCAATCGCCCCTTCGCTCCCGCGTATCCCACTGGCTCCTTTCGATAGCCTTCTTTGCTGTCGCCACCAGCACTCTGTCTGCTCAAGTCGCGCCTTACGATACCCCACCGCCCGCGAGCGCTCCGTATTACCGGGTCCGCTACGACGGCTCCACGAAGCCGGGAGAGCTGGTGTATGGGGTGACCTACACGCTCTGGGTGCCGCCGGGCGTGAAGACGCTGCGTGGCGTCATCGTGCATCAGCACGGCTGTGGTGAGGGCTCGTGCAAGTCCGGCCAGACAGCGGCCTATGATCTGCACTGGCAGGCGTTGGCGAAGAAGCATGAGTGCGCCCTGCTTGGGCCTTCCTATGAGCAGCCGGAGAAGGAGAACTGCCAGCTCTGGTGCGATCCCCGCAATGGCTCGGACAAGAAGTTCCAGCAGGCGCTGACAGACCTCGGAAAGCTCGCCGGGCATCCAGAGTTGGACACAGTGCCATGGGCGTTGTGGGGACACTCCGGTGGCGGCACTTGGGCGGGTTCCATGTTGCTCATGCATCCAGACCGGATTGCTGCTGCGTGGCTCCGCTCCGGCGCGCCGAAGCTCACCGCTGCTGATCCCGCGGCCCTGCCTCCACTCACCATTCCAGATGCCTCCCTTGTGGTACCAGCCATGTGCAATCTGGGCACCAAGGAAGGCGTGACGGTGAAGGATGGCCGGTTCGGCGGCGTGTGGAAGGGCGTGGAGGCCTACTTCACCGCGCTGCGCTCCAAAGGCGGACTCATCGGCGTTTCGGTCGATCCGAACAGCAGCCATGATTGCGGGAATCAGCGCTACCTTGCGATTCCGTGGTTCGACGCCTGCCTCACCGCGCGCCTGCCGGAGAACGCCGGTGACAGCAAGCTGCAGGCCATGAAGAATGACGACACGCAGCTCGCCGCCCCGCTGGGGAACGCAGCTGTACCCGCCACGCAATTCAAAGACGACCCCAAGACCGCCGCATGGTTACCCGATGCCCGCGTGGCAAAGGCCTGGATGGAATACACCAAGGACGGCAATGTGAGTGATGCCACACCACCGCCCGCGCCCACCATGGTGAAGTTCGGCGCTGATGGCGTGATTACCTGGGAAGCCGAAGCAGACTTCGAGAGTGGCATTACCGCATTCATCATCGAGCGCGACGGCAAGGAAATCGCCCGCGTGCCGGAGAAACCCTCGAGCGTGACTGGGCGGCCGATCTTCCAGAAGAATGGCTACAGCGATTCGCCCACGCCACCACTCGCGGAGATGCGCTTCAAGGATGCCAGCGCAGAAGCCGGGAAGAAATACTCCTACACGGTGCGCACGGTGAACAGCTCCGGCGTTTCCTCGGCAGCCAGCGCACCCGCTGCTCCGTGAGCTGAGCGAGGGGCGTGCACTTCTCGGAAAGCAGGTTGATTGTCAGCATGGCTGAGCCATCGTTTCGTGACGTGGCTTGGCTTGCATGGCAAGCTGTTGTCTGCTGTCCTTTGCTCCACCTATGGCCCATCCATCCGACTCAAAGTTTTCCGGGAATGTCTCCGCATCCGCAGGGGCGAGTGGGGTGGTGCCTACCGGAGATGCCCGCTCAGGAAAGACAGGTCGCACACGACCCTTCACCCTGCCCGGCTGCAGCGCCATCATCACCGGGGCATCCTCGGGTTTGGGCGCGGAGTTTGCGCGGCAGCTTCGACTCACCGCCTCCACCCTGGTCCTGGCAGCACGCAGCGGCGATGCATTGGAGAAGTTGAAGGCGGAACTCGGCAATGGCCAGCTGCAGGTGCATGTTGTCGCCTGTGACCTTTCCACGGACGCTGGAAGAGCCGCGTTGTGGGAAAAGGTGAGCACGCTCCCCACACCGCCGAACCTTCTGATCAACAATGCCGGTCTCGGCGACTACGGCGAGTTCATGGCGGCACCCGAGGCGCGCATCCACTCGCAGATTGATCTGAACATCACAGCCCTCACGATGCTCACGCATGAGTTCGTGGCCCGCACGCAGGCCACAGAGGACCGTCCCTCGGCCGTCATCAATATCAGCTCGTTGGCCAGTACCACGCCGGTGCCGGATCTCGCCGTGTACGCCGCCACGAAGTCGTATGTGTCGAGCCTCACCGAGGGGCTCGCGATCGAGCTCGAGTCGCGGCACATCCGCCTGCTGGCCGTATGCCCAGGACCCACGCCCACGAACTTCGGCAAAAACGCCCGGCGCGAGGCGGACAAGGACATCGACCGCAGCGGGCAGGACCTGCTGACCGTGCCACCGCAGCGCGTGGTTTCCTCGGCCCTGCACAGCCTGGAGGCCGGTCACCGGCGAATGTTTCCAGGGAAGCGTGTGGCCCTGGCCGCGTTTCTATTTGAGAAGATGCCCCGCTGGATGATGCGCGGCATTCTGACAGCGCGGTACCGTCGCGCGATGTCCAAGAGCTGAACCCCCGTTTTTGCTTTCTCGCTTTATGTCAGACGTCCCCCCCTCTGATCAAACTCCATCTCCCAAGCCGTTGCGTGGCGCGCAGGTGCCACCACCCGAGGATGACTCTGAGCTGCCCGAGCGCTGGGCGAATCATAAACCGCGCATCGGTTTCTTCGGCGGTCTCATCCGCGTCATGGTGCTGGGCATCATCCTGCTGGCGCTCATCCTCCCCTTCACGCCTTATGCGGGGCGGGTGAAGCGCGGGCTGGAGCGTATTGTGGACAAGGCAAAGGAGAGCAAGGTCATCTTCCAGGAAAAGAAGGTCATCGAAGAGAAGACCGTGGTGAAGGACAAGATTGTCGAGAAGGAAAAGATTGTCGAGGTCCCCGCACCGCCGCCGCCGCTGCCTTCCAAGTTCATCCCACGCAAGGAAGTGGACGTAGCTACGCTCTACAACGGCCTCACCATCCAGACGAAGCTGGACGCGCAGGAGGGCAACTTCGCCAGCGTCGAGCGCCTGGACAAGGATGCCTTCACCGTGGAGTTCCAGCTCAAGGTGCGCGTGCCGAAGCCGAATACCACCCTCGCGGAACTTTCACGCATCAATGACCAGCTTCCGAAGGTGTTGCCCGGTCTCGAGCCTATGCTGAAGGATGCGAAGGTCTCCGGCTTCTACCACAAGCTCTATGAGCGCAAGACCTCGCTCGTGCAGCAGAACCTCACCCGGCTGAACAAGATTCTCGACCGGCACAATTTCTTCGACTGCGAGACCATCCTGGAACTCACCCATCCCGAGTCGAAGCGCCGCGTGCTTCTCATCCAGAGTGAAATGGACGTGGTGGCCGATGGCTCGGATGGCGACCGCATGCCGGAGATGAGCGAGAGCATTTACAAGAGCGACTACTACCAGCCCTTCACCAGCTACGAGTGGGCGAAGAAATCCCAGACGCCGAATCCGCTGCTGGCTCGCTGGCAGGCACGACAGGAGTCCGTGAAGAAAGAGTATGGCGCCAAGGGCTTGTCCGCCGCGCGAAATGCGGAGCTGAAGGGCGAACTCCAGCAGATCGAGTCCACCGTCCGCGCGCTTAAGTCCCGCAGCAGCCTCATCGCGGAGAAGGACCCCTTCATCGTGATTTCGCTGATCTTCAAAGATTACCCGAAGACGCATCCCCACGCGCCGTCGATTGGCGACTATGCGGCGGTGCTGCATGGCGGCAAAATCTACCCCGCCATCTGTGGCGACTATGGCCCGACCATGAAGATGGGCGAGGCTTCGCTGCTTATGGCGAAGACCATCAATGACAAGGCCACGCCCTACATTCGCCCCGAGAGCGACCTGAAGGTGACCTACCTCATCTTCCCCGGCACGGCGGACAAACCGTTCGGTCCACCGGACGTGAACAAGTGGCATGAAAAGGTGAGTGCCTACCTGCGCGATTGCGGCGGCCTCGGCGAGGGCTTTGCGCTGCACAAGTGGGAGCCTTTCCCGCCGCCGCCTCCCGCTCCTACTCCACCGGCAACAACAACCACTCCCACGCTGGCTACCGGCACTGAGCCGAAGCTTGGCGAGATGACGCCTGCTCCGGGGACTCCACAGCCTGCTCCAGTGGTCACCGGCTCTGCGCCAGCTACCACTCCGCCGACTGGTACAGTTCCACAAAGCCCGATGCCGACGCCTCCGATTCCCACGCCACCCGGCTCACCTGCCTTGCCCGCCACTCCCTCCGTGATTCCCGCCACGAAGACGCCGTGAACCGGCAATGTAGAAGGCTTCTCCAGAAGCCTTCTACGATGAGCACTGCTTCAACTACACCGTCACCGCCATGAAGCTGGCGGCGTAGGACGGGCAGAACTCCAAACGCTCAAAAATCCAGCGGGACGAGGGCAGGATGGGGACGGCGTTGCCATTGTCGTCGAAGCGGACGGTGATTTCGTGGGTATCTCCGTCGAGACCCATGCCGTTGGCTTTCAGCGCGGCTTCCTTGATGGTCCAGGCTTGGGTGAAGGCCTTGCGTCGCTGGAGGGCGGGAAGGCAGGCCCAGGCACGGAACTCGGCTTCGTTGAAGACGATGTCCAGATTCTCATCAGAGGGTTCTTCGTCGATGATTTCCTCCACATCCACGCCCACGCCGGCGGCCTCTCCGAGGGCGATGATGGCGCAGTCGCCCGCGCGGGAAACGCTGAAGTCCAGATCCTCAGCCGTGGGGTAGGTGCAGCGTGGCTTCCCGTGGCGGTCTGGGGCAATCGGCACCTTGTTCGGCGGCAGCCCGATTTCGCGGG
Protein-coding regions in this window:
- a CDS encoding 4'-phosphopantetheinyl transferase superfamily protein yields the protein MISSSPRRMTPEARFSLMLAHFAFTTPPQPRPHSVLCRILDGRELDEVCPLDLALLTPEERAHYFATYRSGSALALAVRSRAELRWMLSREIGLPPNKVPIAPDRHGKPRCTYPTAEDLDFSVSRAGDCAIIALGEAAGVGVDVEEIIDEEPSDENLDIVFNEAEFRAWACLPALQRRKAFTQAWTIKEAALKANGMGLDGDTHEITVRFDDNGNAVPILPSSRWIFERLEFCPSYAASFMAVTV
- a CDS encoding glycoside hydrolase family 75 protein, which codes for MSDVPPSDQTPSPKPLRGAQVPPPEDDSELPERWANHKPRIGFFGGLIRVMVLGIILLALILPFTPYAGRVKRGLERIVDKAKESKVIFQEKKVIEEKTVVKDKIVEKEKIVEVPAPPPPLPSKFIPRKEVDVATLYNGLTIQTKLDAQEGNFASVERLDKDAFTVEFQLKVRVPKPNTTLAELSRINDQLPKVLPGLEPMLKDAKVSGFYHKLYERKTSLVQQNLTRLNKILDRHNFFDCETILELTHPESKRRVLLIQSEMDVVADGSDGDRMPEMSESIYKSDYYQPFTSYEWAKKSQTPNPLLARWQARQESVKKEYGAKGLSAARNAELKGELQQIESTVRALKSRSSLIAEKDPFIVISLIFKDYPKTHPHAPSIGDYAAVLHGGKIYPAICGDYGPTMKMGEASLLMAKTINDKATPYIRPESDLKVTYLIFPGTADKPFGPPDVNKWHEKVSAYLRDCGGLGEGFALHKWEPFPPPPPAPTPPATTTTPTLATGTEPKLGEMTPAPGTPQPAPVVTGSAPATTPPTGTVPQSPMPTPPIPTPPGSPALPATPSVIPATKTP
- a CDS encoding SDR family NAD(P)-dependent oxidoreductase, which encodes MAHPSDSKFSGNVSASAGASGVVPTGDARSGKTGRTRPFTLPGCSAIITGASSGLGAEFARQLRLTASTLVLAARSGDALEKLKAELGNGQLQVHVVACDLSTDAGRAALWEKVSTLPTPPNLLINNAGLGDYGEFMAAPEARIHSQIDLNITALTMLTHEFVARTQATEDRPSAVINISSLASTTPVPDLAVYAATKSYVSSLTEGLAIELESRHIRLLAVCPGPTPTNFGKNARREADKDIDRSGQDLLTVPPQRVVSSALHSLEAGHRRMFPGKRVALAAFLFEKMPRWMMRGILTARYRRAMSKS
- a CDS encoding DUF4838 domain-containing protein, with translation MKFLLALASLLFFSVKAAIAQSQPLLVDGGQPRAEIVIAENPARMARLAAQELQTYVQKVSGATLPIVTTESGGGRIPIYVGKSAATEKLKVGGDELRHGAFRMVSGERWLALVGRDRDYTPREPWPHTARDLERVRSEWDTLTGEKWEMDLNLRQTFKMENKELGVWEQDERGSLNAVHEFLRGLGVRWYLPGDIGEIVPKQASIALPKGDRTVIPDFPLRYPYQYGKRFAGKTEETLWQLRLGLNQAPDLIGPGYVAHGTNNVHAREEVKKAHPEYYTLIDGKRDTAESGKPCLSSPGLREQNVKYVRAMFDKMEIPVVSVMPADGYVGMCQCDLCKGKETPERGSFGRFSDYVWGYVDAVGRELLKTHPDRKIICVAYGASVLPPTKIEKLSPNIIVCIAQQRASFYEKERREWMDELRRNWLVKLPAGGTSLCNYEYYLHPRQERAYAFLPVYFPHAIAEDLRSLKGISMGDYMEFYREADLKAFGVNALNLYVTSRLWWDSSLDVDAMINEYCRDLYGPASEEMKAFIAYGEAHWMGMNQSSEQIAEAFTLLAKAQQKVAADSLPGKRIALVADYIQPLVARREQLLRTAGRENARVLRINDKDGKEISLDGKLDEPLWKKMSAYQTGELVDCTTGKVTRAKTRFHVFFSDNALYFGMRCDDLDMANVQNTGDKNDDPRILEGDNLQLLFETQNHAFYQIAVNAAGRVLDVDHDGEPKPAWSSGAKVATFTGDKFWSVEIRLPLGGDLQDAVDPLNGISGRKPAATYPWYFNVCRQRVRNGTVERFALSPTSKPDFLDPMKFARLNGYAPPANWEKEKQRRADAKAAPDSN
- a CDS encoding cupin domain-containing protein — translated: MTINQLSAQAPFTTKDGSTIRSILDRTNAPVELQSLAEATVPSGTATQRHYHKVSEEFYFILEGHGLMEINGETQNVSPGDAILIPRTAWHQITANAGSTLRFLCCCAPPYAHEDTYF
- a CDS encoding L-histidine N(alpha)-methyltransferase; translation: MPSSSDKIKTPASTKGTGDLAPPSGRPTPEDIKVPGNQLIWQIIKELPREHVLLFGVLLIFFLLSIAMLAAGAIKDRTEFFYISYGSLVLCALSIFFIVHQSRVTIGTPLSPTGGANSNPQPNPVSQVTQIALSSLGESAHQGSFESETRITLGIDAAGFGWTLCFIGEDQSDMLQALCSDLKRERSTTGDGKRFASGFSYWGIVPTLAWATASSDPRYVMMKQSHDQFAKRWGKLHKERSHNYHYVSLGVGTGKKDQIILSDLRKDFSNHAETNKRMFYFPVDMSPEMLRLGVKSIAALDLVKLSRLLPLQIDFANEQNIAELREMLDKFVGNEPILFSLLGNTLANFEDDGELLQRLSRLLRGGDKLLLEVASTETINDATVKLAAQEYAGSKRFCKFVTSSLLQYTDLPVNEEWVQYHADAEESKAIRLTMFYENKSPDIRSFRLPDSLSVNFTAGDTVRLYISRKYTAAGIQGLIGAAGMEIQHRDRKPFSPTSGGFGIDLLLLNKMKG